Proteins encoded together in one Quercus lobata isolate SW786 chromosome 3, ValleyOak3.0 Primary Assembly, whole genome shotgun sequence window:
- the LOC115982858 gene encoding probable potassium transporter 17 isoform X2 encodes MDRRRQSESRPNLSEVNVVVDDSTASSGRLLHLHALSIDSASLPNANEQMSRWSTLVLAYKTLGVVFGGLVTSPLYVYPSMPLKSPTKEDYLGIYSIMFWTLTLIGVVKYASIAIKADDQGEGGTFALYSLLCRHVNIGILSSKRVSSNSSLSHSMQEGTEKKSRLGIFFESSIVARRVLLFIAILGMCMLIGDGILTPAISVLSAMDGLRAPFPSVSKSLVEALSAVVLVVLFLLQKFGTSRVSFLFSPIMAAWTLSTPLVGIYSIIHHYPSIFKAISPHYIFHFFWRNGKEGWLLLGGTVLCITGSEAMFADLGHFNQRSIQTAYLIKNLNDHDDGFYKFIPTAVYWPIFIIATSAAVVASQSLISATFSVIKQSVVLDYFPRVKVVHTSNSKEGEVYSPEVNYILMILCVAVILIFGDGKDIGNAFGVVVSLVMLITTILLTLVMIIIWKTPPVLVALYFSVFFVMEGVYVSAVCTKIYEGGWIPFAISFILALIMFGWFYGRQRKLEYEVTHKITLEGLRELLYNPGVQRVPGLCFFYTNIQDGLTPILEHYVKNMKSLHKVTIFTTLRYLLVSKVAPHERIIIRKLGLIGVYGCVIQYGYADSLNLEGDDFVSQVTNSLQMHLQGCSDGLTYDPVEIQEEISDLEHTKQAGVVHVRGKTRFHVGKNCGWFDRIMLAFYEVMHNNCRSALLALGVPLQQRIEVGMLYEA; translated from the exons ATGGATCGGCGAAGACAGAGTGAGTCACGACCAAATCTATCTGAGGTTAACGTTGTTGTTGATGATTCTACTGCCTCTAGTGGCCGCCTTCTCCACCTTCATGCTCTTAGTATTGATTCTGCTTCCCTTCCAAATGCAAACGAACAG ATGAGTCGATGGAGTACTCTGGTACTTGCGTACAAGACTCTTGGAGTGGTATTTGGAGGACTTGTAACATCTCCATTGTATGTGTATCCTTCAATGCCTTTAAAGTCTCCGACGAAAGAAGACTACTTGGGTATCTACAGCATAATGTTCTGGACTCTTACTCTCATTGGTGTTGTAAAGTATGCTAGCATAGCTATCAAAGCCGATGATCAGGGAGAAG GAGGAACATTTGCCTTGTATTCATTACTCTGTAGGCATGTGAATATAGGAATTCTTTCATCAAAACGTGTAAGTTCAAATTCAAGCCTTTCACACTCTATGCAGGAGGGCACTGAAAAGAAAAGTAGGctcggaattttttttgaaagcagtATAGTTGCTAGGAGGGTATTGCTTTTTATTGCTATATTAGGCATGTGCATGCTTATTGGCGATGGTATACTTACCCCTGCAATCTCAG TGTTGTCGGCAATGGATGGACTAAGAGCACCATTTCCTTCTGTGAGTAAAT CTCTGGTGGAGGCACTTTCTGCAGTAGTGTTAGTTGTCTTATTCCTGTTGCAAAAGTTTGGTACCTCTAGAGTGAGTTTCCTCTTTTCGCCTATCATGGCTGCATGGACCTTGAGCACTCCACTTGTCGGAATTTATAGCATTATACATCATTATCCAAGTATATTCAAGGCTATATCGCCACACTAcatcttccatttcttttggagAAATGGAAAGGAGGGCTGGCTGTTGCTTGGTGGTACTGTCCTTTGCATCACAG GTTCAGAAGCAATGTTTGCAGATCTTGGTCATTTCAACCAGCGTTCCATTCAG ACAGCATACCTGATCAAGAATCTCAATGATCATGATGATGGATTCTACAAGTTCATACCAACTGCAGTCTATTGGCCTATCTTTATCATAGCCACATCGGCTGCAGTTGTTGCAAGCCAGTCGCTCATATCAGCCACATTTTCGGTAATCAAGCAATCTGTAGTACTGGATTATTTCCCTCGAGTGAAGGTGGTACACACATCCAATAGTAAGGAAGGCGAAGTTTATTCCCCAGAAGTGAACTACATCCTCATGATTCTTTGCGTTGCTGTCATACTCATCTTTGGAGATGGGAAAGATATTGGAAATGCTTTTG GTGTCGTTGTCAGTCTAGTGATGCTTATTACCACTATATTGCTGACACTTGTGATGATCATAATATGGAAAACTCCACCTGTGCTGGTTGCTCTATACTTCTCTGTGTTTTTTGTGATGGAAGGTGTTTATGTGAGTGCAGTCTGCACTAAAATTTATGAAGGTGGATGGATTCCTTTTGCCATATCCTTCATTCTTGCTCTTATTATGTTTGGCTGGTTTTATGGGAGACAAAGAAAGCTAGAGTATGAGGTAACTCACAAGATAACTTTGGAGGGACTAAGAGAGCTTTTATACAACCCTGGTGTCCAAAGGGTTCCTGGATTGTGCTTCTTTTATACTAACATTCAAGATGGGCTTACTCCTATTCTTGAACACTACGTAAAAAACATGAAATCCCTTCACAAGGTCACCATATTCACAACTCTTCGATATTTGTTGGTTTCTAAGGTTGCTCCACATGAGAGGATCATCATCAGGAAACTGGGCCTAATAGGGGTTTATGGGTGTGTGATTCAATATGGCTATGCAGATTCCTTAAATCTTGAAGGAGATGATTTTGTAAGTCAAGTTACCAATAGCTTGCAGATGCATCTACAGGGCTGCTCGGATGGTCTAACATATGATCCTGTGGAGATCCAAGAAGAGATTTCTGATTTGGAACACACAAAGCAGGCTGGGGTGGTTCATGTTAGAGGGAAGACAAGGTTCCATGTAGGGAAGAACTGTGGCTGGTTTGACCGAATCATGCTTGCATTTTATGAAGTTATGCACAACAATTGTCGGTCTGCCCTGCTTGCTCTAGGGGTACCATTACAGCAGCGTATTGAGGTTGGAATGCTTTATGAGGCTTGA
- the LOC115980885 gene encoding B3 domain-containing protein At1g05920-like — protein sequence MDSTKRRGSTEMKTDLSLLEDMSLHDMEDHTIAPTRSKFHALVEVSIVAREKLQNFQRWFQEKALKKPVSVPVGNNQSRFGDDDDHQDWSLEPEGEPKKKNPMQEKVLMNTAVPVRKRARFRDQQHLEPPPNLPQKFKDVIKEMGRSDELLVIQKKLFTSDTSTNENRFSIPFRQILSKDFLTEEEKKKLREGQKIKAPLIDPELQSHDISLVQRNNPDAYVLRNTWNNVRTSNELKKDDVLQLWSFRARQQACDDASSSGTNERELCFALVLIQKAKDEKAIA from the coding sequence TGAGCCTTCATGATATGGAGGATCATACTATTGCTCCCACTCGGTCTAAATTTCACGCGTTGGTTGAGGTCTCAATCGTAGCCAGAGagaaacttcaaaattttcaaaggtGGTTCCAAGAAAAGGCTCTCAAGAAGCCAGTCTCTGTGCCTGTTGGAAATAATCAATCAAGATTTGGAGACGATGATGACCACCAAGATTGGAGTTTGGAACCGGAAGGGGAACCCAAGAAAAAGAACCCAATGCAAGAAAAGGTGCTCATGAACACTGCTGTTCCTGTTCGAAAGCGAGCAAGATTCAGAGATCAACAACATTTGGAGCCGCCGCCCAATCTGCCTCAAAAATTCAAGGATGTGATCAAAGAAATGGGTAGGAGTGATGAATTGCTGGTGATTCAGAAAAAGCTGTTCACGAGTGACACAAGCACGAATGAAAACCGATTTTCAATACCGTTCAGGCAAATACTGTCGAAGGATTTCTTGactgaagaagagaaaaagaagcttAGAGAAGGACAAAAAATCAAAGCGCCACTCATCGATCCCGAGCTCCAAAGTCATGATATATCTTTGGTTCAGCGGAACAACCCTGATGCGTATGTGCTGAGGAACACTTGGAACAATGTTCGTACGTCGAATGAGCTCAAGAAAGATGATGTCTTGCAACTCTGGTCATTCCGGGCTCGCCAACAAGCTTGTGATGATGCCTCTTCTTCAGGTACAAACGAAAGAGAGCTCTGTTTTGCCCTTGTGTTGATTCAGAAAGCAAAGGATGAAAAAGCAATTGCatga
- the LOC115982858 gene encoding probable potassium transporter 17 isoform X1: MDRRRQSESRPNLSEVNVVVDDSTASSGRLLHLHALSIDSASLPNANEQMSRWSTLVLAYKTLGVVFGGLVTSPLYVYPSMPLKSPTKEDYLGIYSIMFWTLTLIGVVKYASIAIKADDQGEGGTFALYSLLCRHVNIGILSSKRVSSNSSLSHSMQEGTEKKSRLGIFFESSIVARRVLLFIAILGMCMLIGDGILTPAISVLSAMDGLRAPFPSVSKSLVEALSAVVLVVLFLLQKFGTSRVSFLFSPIMAAWTLSTPLVGIYSIIHHYPSIFKAISPHYIFHFFWRNGKEGWLLLGGTVLCITGSEAMFADLGHFNQRSIQIAFLLTIYPSLVLTYAGQTAYLIKNLNDHDDGFYKFIPTAVYWPIFIIATSAAVVASQSLISATFSVIKQSVVLDYFPRVKVVHTSNSKEGEVYSPEVNYILMILCVAVILIFGDGKDIGNAFGVVVSLVMLITTILLTLVMIIIWKTPPVLVALYFSVFFVMEGVYVSAVCTKIYEGGWIPFAISFILALIMFGWFYGRQRKLEYEVTHKITLEGLRELLYNPGVQRVPGLCFFYTNIQDGLTPILEHYVKNMKSLHKVTIFTTLRYLLVSKVAPHERIIIRKLGLIGVYGCVIQYGYADSLNLEGDDFVSQVTNSLQMHLQGCSDGLTYDPVEIQEEISDLEHTKQAGVVHVRGKTRFHVGKNCGWFDRIMLAFYEVMHNNCRSALLALGVPLQQRIEVGMLYEA; this comes from the exons ATGGATCGGCGAAGACAGAGTGAGTCACGACCAAATCTATCTGAGGTTAACGTTGTTGTTGATGATTCTACTGCCTCTAGTGGCCGCCTTCTCCACCTTCATGCTCTTAGTATTGATTCTGCTTCCCTTCCAAATGCAAACGAACAG ATGAGTCGATGGAGTACTCTGGTACTTGCGTACAAGACTCTTGGAGTGGTATTTGGAGGACTTGTAACATCTCCATTGTATGTGTATCCTTCAATGCCTTTAAAGTCTCCGACGAAAGAAGACTACTTGGGTATCTACAGCATAATGTTCTGGACTCTTACTCTCATTGGTGTTGTAAAGTATGCTAGCATAGCTATCAAAGCCGATGATCAGGGAGAAG GAGGAACATTTGCCTTGTATTCATTACTCTGTAGGCATGTGAATATAGGAATTCTTTCATCAAAACGTGTAAGTTCAAATTCAAGCCTTTCACACTCTATGCAGGAGGGCACTGAAAAGAAAAGTAGGctcggaattttttttgaaagcagtATAGTTGCTAGGAGGGTATTGCTTTTTATTGCTATATTAGGCATGTGCATGCTTATTGGCGATGGTATACTTACCCCTGCAATCTCAG TGTTGTCGGCAATGGATGGACTAAGAGCACCATTTCCTTCTGTGAGTAAAT CTCTGGTGGAGGCACTTTCTGCAGTAGTGTTAGTTGTCTTATTCCTGTTGCAAAAGTTTGGTACCTCTAGAGTGAGTTTCCTCTTTTCGCCTATCATGGCTGCATGGACCTTGAGCACTCCACTTGTCGGAATTTATAGCATTATACATCATTATCCAAGTATATTCAAGGCTATATCGCCACACTAcatcttccatttcttttggagAAATGGAAAGGAGGGCTGGCTGTTGCTTGGTGGTACTGTCCTTTGCATCACAG GTTCAGAAGCAATGTTTGCAGATCTTGGTCATTTCAACCAGCGTTCCATTCAG ATAGCTTTCTTGTTGACAATATATCCTTCTTTAGTTCTAACATATGCGGGGCAGACAGCATACCTGATCAAGAATCTCAATGATCATGATGATGGATTCTACAAGTTCATACCAACTGCAGTCTATTGGCCTATCTTTATCATAGCCACATCGGCTGCAGTTGTTGCAAGCCAGTCGCTCATATCAGCCACATTTTCGGTAATCAAGCAATCTGTAGTACTGGATTATTTCCCTCGAGTGAAGGTGGTACACACATCCAATAGTAAGGAAGGCGAAGTTTATTCCCCAGAAGTGAACTACATCCTCATGATTCTTTGCGTTGCTGTCATACTCATCTTTGGAGATGGGAAAGATATTGGAAATGCTTTTG GTGTCGTTGTCAGTCTAGTGATGCTTATTACCACTATATTGCTGACACTTGTGATGATCATAATATGGAAAACTCCACCTGTGCTGGTTGCTCTATACTTCTCTGTGTTTTTTGTGATGGAAGGTGTTTATGTGAGTGCAGTCTGCACTAAAATTTATGAAGGTGGATGGATTCCTTTTGCCATATCCTTCATTCTTGCTCTTATTATGTTTGGCTGGTTTTATGGGAGACAAAGAAAGCTAGAGTATGAGGTAACTCACAAGATAACTTTGGAGGGACTAAGAGAGCTTTTATACAACCCTGGTGTCCAAAGGGTTCCTGGATTGTGCTTCTTTTATACTAACATTCAAGATGGGCTTACTCCTATTCTTGAACACTACGTAAAAAACATGAAATCCCTTCACAAGGTCACCATATTCACAACTCTTCGATATTTGTTGGTTTCTAAGGTTGCTCCACATGAGAGGATCATCATCAGGAAACTGGGCCTAATAGGGGTTTATGGGTGTGTGATTCAATATGGCTATGCAGATTCCTTAAATCTTGAAGGAGATGATTTTGTAAGTCAAGTTACCAATAGCTTGCAGATGCATCTACAGGGCTGCTCGGATGGTCTAACATATGATCCTGTGGAGATCCAAGAAGAGATTTCTGATTTGGAACACACAAAGCAGGCTGGGGTGGTTCATGTTAGAGGGAAGACAAGGTTCCATGTAGGGAAGAACTGTGGCTGGTTTGACCGAATCATGCTTGCATTTTATGAAGTTATGCACAACAATTGTCGGTCTGCCCTGCTTGCTCTAGGGGTACCATTACAGCAGCGTATTGAGGTTGGAATGCTTTATGAGGCTTGA